In the Haloferula helveola genome, one interval contains:
- a CDS encoding MOSC domain-containing protein: protein MIRHLFTSPGHNFYGHHGQEPGSHPIQEHGEIELVAGKGIVGDRFFGWKEDYKGQITFIDMAVIDRIREHAGNPDLPATAFRRNVVTSDIDLNALIGERFLLNGIPLEGTEECRPCYWMDEACGKPGTEELMQGHGGLRCRILESGRLRPGAATLETPVC, encoded by the coding sequence ATGATCCGCCACCTGTTCACGTCTCCGGGCCACAACTTCTACGGCCACCACGGGCAGGAACCAGGCAGCCATCCCATCCAGGAACATGGCGAGATCGAACTGGTCGCCGGGAAGGGCATCGTCGGCGACCGCTTCTTCGGCTGGAAAGAAGACTACAAGGGTCAGATCACCTTCATCGACATGGCCGTGATCGACCGGATCCGTGAGCATGCCGGGAATCCGGATCTGCCTGCGACCGCATTCCGAAGGAATGTCGTCACCTCGGACATCGACCTGAACGCCCTGATCGGAGAGCGTTTCCTTCTGAATGGCATCCCCCTCGAGGGCACTGAAGAATGCCGCCCCTGCTACTGGATGGACGAGGCATGCGGCAAGCCGGGCACCGAAGAACTGATGCAAGGCCATGGTGGCCTGCGGTGCCGGATTCTGGAGTCGGGCCGGCTCAGACCCGGTGCTGCCACACTTGAAACCCCGGTCTGCTGA
- a CDS encoding molybdopterin oxidoreductase family protein, whose translation MIEELLKSRQGPLTEDLVQEPGEFGLGKVPARLKPAATTTSICGYCATGCQLKLHLDRDGNAINLSPQASYPVNLGMACPKGWQALDPLTADDRGTVPLLRDPATGQRKPVDWETALGVFVDGFRSIQDKHGRDAAAFLSTGQIPFEEMAFLGCLWKFGMGFLHGDANTRQCMATAVTAYKQSFGFDAPPATYADFEESDVIVLVGANLCIAHPILWQRVMRNRRNPKIIVIDPRSTETAQAANLHLPIRPKGDLPLYYALAHCILRDGRIDEASVARTEGYAEFAEFVKAFTPQSVSDVTGIAAETIEQLAATVSEPGKRVSWWWTMGVNQSHEGVRTAQAIINLCLITGNIGRPGTGPNSITGQCNAMGSRLFSNTTSMVGGHDFANQAHREKVARRLGIGEDRIPKDTSLEYDRILAAAEAGEIKGLWIVATNPFHSWIDSGRLAALRDKLEFLVVQDMYHSTESATEADLFLPAAGWGEKSGCFINSERRIGTIKPVRWPPGQTLSDFRIFRLIANAWGCADMFSEWTDTESAFRILRDLTEDQPCDITGITDYEHLDRMGGIQWPFPARTETGDADTEPAPERRLFEDENYYTDSGKAKILFSPPSALPEPPDTGYPFLMLTGRGTSSQWHTQSRTSKSDILRKLYPAGAYVEIHPEDAAEFGIEPNQAVNVSSRRGTMTASAYLAPTVQRGHIFIPMHYPEVNRLTHPSFDPHSRQPNYKACAVTIRPASAGHR comes from the coding sequence ATGATCGAAGAACTCCTCAAATCCCGCCAAGGACCACTGACTGAGGATCTCGTTCAGGAGCCCGGGGAGTTCGGTCTGGGAAAGGTGCCCGCCCGACTGAAGCCGGCAGCCACCACCACCTCGATCTGTGGCTACTGCGCGACCGGCTGCCAATTGAAGCTCCACCTCGATCGCGATGGCAACGCGATCAACCTCAGCCCGCAGGCCAGCTATCCGGTCAATCTCGGCATGGCCTGCCCCAAGGGCTGGCAGGCGCTCGACCCGCTGACCGCCGATGACCGGGGCACGGTGCCGCTTCTGCGCGACCCGGCCACCGGCCAGCGCAAGCCGGTGGATTGGGAAACGGCACTGGGAGTATTCGTCGATGGCTTCAGATCGATCCAAGATAAGCACGGCCGGGACGCGGCCGCCTTTCTCTCCACCGGACAGATCCCGTTCGAGGAAATGGCTTTCCTCGGCTGTCTCTGGAAATTCGGCATGGGCTTCCTCCACGGCGACGCCAACACCCGCCAGTGCATGGCCACGGCGGTCACGGCCTACAAGCAGTCGTTCGGATTCGACGCCCCGCCCGCGACCTATGCCGACTTCGAGGAAAGCGATGTGATTGTCCTCGTCGGGGCCAACCTTTGCATCGCGCATCCGATCCTGTGGCAGCGGGTCATGCGCAACCGGCGAAACCCGAAGATCATCGTCATCGATCCCCGCTCAACCGAAACGGCACAAGCCGCGAACCTCCACCTGCCGATTCGCCCGAAGGGCGACCTGCCGCTCTACTACGCGCTCGCCCACTGCATCCTGCGCGACGGACGAATCGATGAAGCCTCAGTCGCGCGGACCGAGGGCTACGCGGAGTTCGCCGAATTCGTGAAGGCCTTCACCCCGCAATCGGTCTCGGACGTCACCGGGATCGCCGCCGAGACCATCGAACAACTCGCCGCCACCGTCTCCGAGCCGGGCAAGCGGGTCTCGTGGTGGTGGACGATGGGCGTCAACCAGTCCCATGAAGGCGTCCGGACCGCACAGGCGATCATCAATCTCTGCCTGATCACCGGCAACATCGGCAGACCGGGAACCGGACCGAACTCCATCACGGGACAATGCAACGCGATGGGATCGCGCCTGTTCTCCAACACCACGTCGATGGTCGGTGGCCACGACTTCGCCAATCAAGCCCATCGCGAGAAAGTCGCCCGTCGACTCGGGATCGGCGAGGACCGCATTCCGAAGGACACCTCGCTGGAGTACGACCGGATTCTCGCCGCGGCGGAGGCGGGTGAAATCAAGGGCCTCTGGATCGTCGCGACCAACCCGTTCCACTCATGGATCGACTCCGGGCGTCTCGCCGCGCTGCGCGACAAGTTGGAGTTCCTGGTGGTGCAGGACATGTATCACTCGACCGAATCGGCCACCGAGGCCGACCTCTTCCTCCCGGCCGCCGGATGGGGCGAAAAGTCCGGATGTTTCATCAATTCCGAACGCCGGATCGGCACGATCAAGCCGGTCCGTTGGCCTCCCGGCCAGACTCTCTCCGACTTCCGGATTTTCCGCCTGATCGCGAATGCGTGGGGATGCGCCGACATGTTCTCGGAATGGACCGACACGGAGTCCGCATTCCGCATCCTGCGGGACCTGACCGAGGACCAACCCTGCGACATCACCGGTATCACGGACTACGAACACCTCGACCGCATGGGTGGAATCCAGTGGCCGTTCCCCGCGCGGACGGAGACGGGTGACGCGGACACCGAACCCGCCCCGGAAAGAAGGCTCTTCGAGGACGAAAACTACTACACCGATAGTGGAAAGGCTAAGATCCTGTTCTCACCTCCTTCGGCCCTGCCGGAACCGCCGGACACCGGCTACCCGTTCCTGATGCTGACCGGCCGGGGGACAAGCAGCCAGTGGCACACCCAATCCCGCACCTCAAAGTCCGACATCCTACGCAAGCTCTACCCAGCGGGTGCCTATGTGGAGATCCACCCGGAGGACGCGGCAGAGTTCGGCATCGAGCCGAATCAAGCGGTCAACGTGAGCTCGCGGCGAGGCACCATGACCGCCTCGGCATACCTCGCGCCGACGGTGCAGCGCGGCCATATTTTCATCCCGATGCACTATCCTGAAGTCAACCGGCTGACCCATCCGTCCTTCGATCCCCACTCGCGGCAGCCGAATTACAAGGCTTGCGCGGTGACGATCCGGCCGGCCAGTGCCGGGCACCGCTGA
- a CDS encoding multiheme c-type cytochrome produces the protein MQHAFHPLAVASAVAGMLLPGASMAWQTTPVADDPALFMPGSQPGSVVLPPVSQCTNCHADFNPVSEPHHTWQGSMMAQATRDPLWLATMAVAGQDSMWALGNANAMDLCLRCHTPTGWLGGRSDPTNGTALSVSLGDFDGVSCAACHHMLDPFPGLNLQPEIPAETDPDLISAAATTHAADIGVLSSLTLFDGSPFFNTTTSLPVNYGTVTTEELTNYIETGAGQMFVDPDTRNRRGPRIDVSTKSHKFYYSRYHKSRQMCHTCHDVSNPALAHVLIGPGTAETQSAASYFHVERTSSEFELSDYANPGGAPTGEPIAAAGVANASDCQDCHMPRVPGGFAKQGIQTRTDVASHQLTGGNYWMTRILASGDPTGPIPDSYNQSILDGTRHPGSGIEVTGLQGAGTALLDGADRALEMLEQAATIEVVSDGPGEAVLRIVNHTGHKLISGFPEGRRMWLNVRYLDPSGSIVSEINPYSPLVVGTDGSGNRTWISGGDLTITDDPLVYEAKMESALTTESTTFHFVLATDRHKDNRIPPRGFRIADASARLCQPRWDGADAHDYFTAEEYAGGFDEIRLPEPDGSAGWTATLYYQSTSKPYIEFLRDEINGDATTLLAVPPPSGVPGAYLIQTDPFFSTLKGWGDAIWDLWLNNEGSPPVAMTVAISRPRIVSMSMTGSSHTIDIHGLPGIQYQLEYSPDLSPDSWTEVGPELTGDGSEMTLSDPSPPSAPVGFYRVEAHLP, from the coding sequence ATGCAACACGCCTTCCATCCGCTCGCGGTCGCCTCCGCCGTCGCCGGGATGTTGCTCCCGGGTGCATCGATGGCGTGGCAGACCACTCCTGTCGCCGATGACCCGGCGCTTTTCATGCCCGGATCTCAACCGGGCTCAGTCGTGCTTCCTCCCGTTTCGCAGTGCACGAATTGCCACGCTGACTTCAACCCCGTCTCGGAACCCCACCACACCTGGCAGGGTTCGATGATGGCCCAAGCGACGCGTGACCCGTTGTGGCTTGCAACGATGGCGGTCGCCGGACAGGACTCGATGTGGGCGCTGGGCAATGCCAACGCCATGGACCTCTGCCTCCGCTGTCACACGCCGACGGGCTGGCTCGGCGGACGCAGCGACCCCACCAACGGTACCGCGTTGTCCGTGTCCCTCGGTGACTTCGACGGTGTCTCGTGCGCCGCCTGCCACCACATGCTCGACCCGTTCCCCGGGCTCAACCTCCAGCCCGAGATCCCCGCGGAAACCGATCCCGACCTCATCAGCGCCGCCGCCACAACGCATGCCGCCGATATCGGGGTTCTTTCCTCACTGACGCTCTTCGACGGCAGTCCGTTTTTCAACACGACGACGTCTTTGCCGGTCAACTACGGCACGGTGACGACTGAAGAACTGACCAACTACATCGAAACCGGGGCCGGCCAGATGTTTGTCGACCCGGACACCCGCAACCGCCGGGGCCCAAGGATCGATGTGAGCACCAAGAGCCACAAATTCTACTACTCTCGCTATCACAAGAGCCGGCAGATGTGTCACACCTGCCACGATGTCTCCAACCCCGCGTTGGCCCACGTCCTGATCGGTCCCGGCACCGCCGAAACCCAGTCAGCGGCCTCGTATTTCCACGTCGAGCGAACGTCGAGCGAGTTCGAGTTGAGCGACTATGCCAATCCCGGCGGAGCGCCAACCGGCGAACCCATCGCTGCGGCAGGCGTCGCAAATGCCTCCGACTGCCAGGACTGCCACATGCCGCGCGTGCCCGGCGGCTTCGCCAAACAAGGCATCCAGACCCGGACCGATGTCGCCAGCCACCAACTCACCGGCGGCAACTACTGGATGACCCGCATTCTAGCCAGCGGCGACCCTACCGGCCCGATCCCCGACAGCTACAACCAGTCGATTCTCGACGGCACCCGGCACCCGGGCTCGGGCATCGAAGTCACCGGACTTCAAGGCGCAGGAACCGCTTTGCTCGACGGTGCGGACCGGGCCCTCGAGATGCTCGAGCAGGCCGCCACCATCGAAGTCGTCTCGGACGGCCCCGGCGAAGCCGTCCTCCGCATCGTCAACCACACCGGCCACAAGCTGATCTCCGGATTTCCCGAAGGCCGGCGGATGTGGCTCAACGTCCGCTATCTCGACCCCAGCGGGAGCATTGTCTCGGAGATCAACCCCTACAGCCCGTTGGTGGTGGGAACCGACGGGTCGGGAAACCGCACGTGGATCTCGGGGGGAGACCTGACCATCACCGACGATCCACTCGTCTATGAGGCAAAAATGGAAAGTGCCCTCACCACCGAGTCGACGACGTTCCACTTCGTTCTCGCCACGGACCGCCACAAGGACAACCGGATCCCGCCCCGGGGTTTCAGGATTGCCGACGCCTCCGCCCGCCTTTGCCAGCCCCGCTGGGATGGCGCCGATGCCCACGACTACTTCACCGCTGAGGAATACGCCGGAGGCTTCGACGAGATTCGTCTTCCCGAGCCAGACGGCAGCGCCGGATGGACCGCCACCCTCTACTATCAGTCGACATCGAAGCCCTACATCGAGTTCCTGCGCGACGAGATCAATGGTGATGCCACCACCCTCCTCGCCGTTCCTCCACCGTCCGGAGTGCCGGGCGCCTACCTGATCCAGACCGATCCCTTTTTCTCCACGCTCAAGGGATGGGGTGACGCGATTTGGGATCTGTGGCTGAACAACGAAGGTAGTCCACCGGTCGCCATGACCGTCGCGATCAGCCGTCCGCGCATCGTTTCGATGTCAATGACCGGAAGCTCGCATACCATTGACATCCATGGACTTCCGGGAATCCAGTACCAGCTCGAGTATTCCCCCGATCTGTCCCCGGATTCTTGGACGGAAGTCGGTCCCGAGCTCACCGGGGATGGCTCCGAAATGACGCTGTCAGATCCGAGCCCGCCCTCGGCCCCTGTAGGGTTCTACCGGGTCGAAGCGCACCTTCCGTAA
- a CDS encoding DmsC/YnfH family molybdoenzyme membrane anchor subunit — MVSTLQPPSNDKPESAELRTLIDQLIDEQKQLQTPVARFSEYHDRLPDLADHYRNLIPLSKPGQGEQYAFEVSLDRCTGCKACVSACHSLNGLDDHEAWRDTGTLLGGESSPGWQQTVTTACHHCEDPGCLNGCPVGAYEKEDDTGIVRHLDDQCIGCSYCILKCPYDVPKYSKKRGIVRKCDMCHQRLADGEAPACVQACPTEAIRIVKVPVTGRTGTLAPPGHSTLFESAILNGRSTLPGSDITLPTTRYVGRNVPASAHAADREALVPQHAHWPLVFMLVLTQAGIGLLGSGSLRPDTGLLVAGAILFNLGMAAATLHLGQPLKAWRFFLGLRTSWLSREILACSLFAPIPLLLAALPLAPDFPYKDSLFGLARLSVLPVGLAAVFTSVMIYHDTRRSLWLFPLSMPRFFGTVFAFLGTGLATIHPAFGLFAILAIAAKTLPELLTIGFGLSERAWSPLRHSGRLLLGPLEPVTLWRFGLAIAAMILVIPAPWLAIPILLASEILERQLFFQSVHAPKMPGHTGTSH; from the coding sequence GTGGTCAGCACCCTCCAGCCTCCGTCGAATGACAAGCCGGAATCGGCGGAGCTGAGGACGTTGATCGACCAGCTCATCGACGAACAGAAGCAGCTTCAGACGCCGGTCGCCCGCTTCTCCGAGTATCACGATCGGCTACCGGATCTCGCGGATCACTACCGCAATCTCATTCCGCTGTCGAAGCCCGGACAGGGCGAGCAGTACGCCTTCGAGGTTTCGCTCGACCGTTGCACCGGCTGCAAGGCCTGCGTATCGGCCTGCCACTCGCTCAACGGACTCGATGACCACGAGGCATGGCGCGACACCGGAACCCTCCTCGGCGGAGAGAGTTCACCGGGATGGCAGCAAACGGTCACTACGGCCTGTCACCACTGCGAGGACCCCGGCTGCCTGAACGGCTGCCCCGTCGGCGCTTACGAGAAGGAAGACGACACCGGCATCGTCCGCCACCTCGACGACCAATGCATCGGGTGCTCGTACTGCATCCTCAAGTGCCCCTACGACGTCCCCAAGTATTCCAAGAAGCGGGGTATCGTCCGGAAGTGTGACATGTGCCATCAGCGCCTGGCCGACGGCGAGGCTCCGGCCTGCGTCCAAGCCTGCCCAACAGAGGCGATCCGGATCGTCAAGGTGCCGGTCACGGGCAGAACCGGAACGCTCGCACCGCCCGGCCACTCAACCCTTTTCGAGTCAGCGATCCTCAATGGTCGATCGACCCTTCCCGGTTCCGACATCACGCTGCCCACCACGCGCTATGTCGGTCGAAACGTCCCCGCATCGGCGCACGCAGCCGATCGCGAGGCCCTTGTCCCTCAGCACGCCCACTGGCCGCTTGTCTTCATGCTGGTGCTCACGCAGGCCGGGATTGGACTGCTCGGAAGTGGTTCCCTCCGTCCGGACACCGGCCTCCTCGTCGCGGGTGCGATCCTCTTCAACCTCGGCATGGCTGCCGCGACCCTTCACCTCGGCCAGCCACTGAAAGCCTGGCGGTTTTTCCTCGGCCTCCGCACCAGCTGGCTCTCCCGGGAAATCCTCGCCTGCTCCCTTTTCGCTCCCATCCCACTGCTGCTCGCCGCGCTGCCGCTAGCTCCGGACTTCCCTTACAAGGATTCACTCTTCGGCCTCGCACGCCTTTCGGTTCTGCCGGTTGGCCTCGCCGCCGTCTTCACCAGCGTGATGATCTACCACGATACCCGTAGATCACTCTGGCTGTTCCCGCTCTCCATGCCCCGTTTCTTCGGTACAGTTTTTGCCTTCCTTGGCACCGGACTGGCGACCATCCACCCCGCATTCGGCCTCTTTGCGATCCTTGCGATCGCCGCCAAAACGCTTCCGGAATTGCTGACCATCGGCTTCGGGCTCTCGGAGCGGGCGTGGTCGCCTCTCCGTCACAGCGGCCGGCTGCTTCTCGGCCCTCTGGAACCCGTCACTCTGTGGCGGTTCGGCCTAGCGATCGCCGCCATGATTCTGGTCATCCCGGCTCCCTGGCTCGCCATCCCCATCCTGCTCGCCTCCGAGATTCTCGAGCGACAGCTGTTTTTCCAGAGCGTCCACGCCCCGAAGATGCCGGGGCACACAGGAACCTCGCACTGA
- a CDS encoding NirA family protein gives MRLISDSGFTTEQEVYLTAFVAGLKEGRDLMPHLGQDAEGRFTHEEEETVFGTPVDELSREERIKHAKNGLDCYDTILANGSENQFPEADDVFRYKFHGLFYVAPAQDSFMLRCRIAGGALSTYQFRGLAEMAQDWGPGHADLTTRANLQIREIEPKNCASVLMKLADLGLTSQGSGADNVRNITATPTTGFDPDELIDVLPYARAMHHYILKNRDLYGLPRKFNISYDSGGGVSVCADTNDIGFYAVRVGENDQGVEPGVYFRMQLCGITGHEQFAKDCGVLLTPAETIPVAAALIRVFIENGDRTNRKKARLKYLVDDWGFEKTLEETEKKLTFPLRYFPLEKCDAPKPKDKQGYLGIHPQTDGKNYVGVLTPVGRMTVSQMLALADIADEFGRGELRLTVWQNLIIPGISDDRLQAALTAIQATGLSHKNNTIKGGLIACTGSRGCKYAAADTKGSAVALGDHLASKLILDQPVNIHLTGCQHSCAQHYIGDIGMMGTKVKTDDGESVDGYNIVLGGGVDDQQAIAREVWKSIPATEIDSLVEKLLCAYLAHREENESFAAFSRRLSPEEIQSLTAEAKTGEAAA, from the coding sequence ATGCGTCTCATCAGCGATTCGGGCTTCACAACCGAGCAGGAAGTTTATCTGACGGCCTTCGTCGCCGGCCTCAAGGAAGGCCGCGACCTGATGCCGCATCTCGGTCAGGACGCTGAAGGCCGCTTCACCCACGAGGAGGAAGAGACGGTTTTCGGAACCCCGGTTGACGAGCTCAGCCGCGAGGAGCGCATCAAACACGCGAAGAACGGCCTCGATTGCTACGACACGATTCTCGCCAACGGCTCCGAGAACCAATTCCCGGAAGCCGACGACGTCTTCCGCTACAAGTTTCACGGCCTGTTTTACGTCGCTCCGGCCCAGGACAGCTTCATGCTCCGCTGTCGCATCGCCGGCGGAGCATTGAGCACCTACCAGTTCCGCGGGCTTGCGGAAATGGCCCAGGACTGGGGACCTGGACACGCCGACCTGACGACGCGGGCCAACCTGCAGATCCGTGAGATCGAACCCAAGAACTGCGCGAGTGTCCTGATGAAACTCGCGGACCTCGGACTGACATCGCAGGGCTCCGGTGCCGACAACGTGCGCAACATCACGGCAACCCCGACAACCGGATTCGATCCGGACGAACTGATCGACGTCCTGCCCTACGCGAGGGCGATGCACCACTACATCCTCAAGAACCGGGACCTCTACGGCCTGCCGCGGAAGTTCAACATTTCTTACGACTCCGGAGGTGGCGTGTCGGTCTGCGCCGATACCAACGACATCGGCTTTTACGCGGTCCGTGTCGGCGAAAATGACCAAGGCGTCGAGCCCGGCGTTTACTTCCGGATGCAACTTTGCGGGATCACCGGTCATGAGCAGTTCGCCAAGGACTGCGGTGTCTTGCTCACCCCGGCCGAGACGATTCCCGTCGCAGCAGCCCTGATCCGCGTCTTCATCGAGAACGGCGACCGGACCAATCGCAAGAAGGCCCGCCTCAAGTATCTCGTCGACGACTGGGGCTTCGAAAAGACCCTTGAGGAGACGGAGAAAAAACTCACCTTCCCGCTTCGCTACTTCCCTCTCGAGAAGTGCGATGCACCGAAGCCGAAGGACAAGCAGGGCTACCTCGGCATCCACCCGCAGACCGACGGCAAGAACTATGTCGGCGTCCTCACACCGGTGGGTCGCATGACGGTTTCACAGATGCTTGCGCTGGCAGACATCGCCGACGAATTCGGCCGCGGCGAACTGCGTCTGACGGTCTGGCAGAACCTGATCATCCCCGGTATTTCCGACGACAGGCTTCAGGCCGCACTCACTGCCATCCAGGCGACGGGCCTGAGCCACAAGAACAACACCATCAAGGGCGGACTGATCGCATGCACCGGCAGCAGGGGTTGCAAATACGCGGCCGCCGACACCAAGGGCAGCGCGGTCGCGCTGGGCGACCATCTGGCCAGCAAGCTGATCCTCGACCAACCGGTGAACATCCACCTCACCGGCTGCCAGCACTCTTGCGCCCAGCACTACATCGGCGACATCGGCATGATGGGCACCAAGGTGAAGACCGACGACGGTGAATCGGTCGACGGCTACAACATCGTTCTCGGTGGTGGTGTCGACGACCAACAGGCGATCGCCCGTGAGGTTTGGAAGTCGATTCCGGCAACCGAGATCGACTCGCTCGTCGAGAAACTTCTCTGCGCCTACCTCGCGCATCGAGAGGAAAACGAATCGTTCGCCGCCTTCAGCCGTCGCCTGAGTCCGGAAGAGATCCAGTCCCTCACCGCGGAGGCGAAGACGGGAGAAGCCGCCGCCTGA
- a CDS encoding ABC transporter ATP-binding protein has translation MRSVEIFNLAKLYPNPYGEDFKAVVDFNLNIEQGEFVGLIGHSGCGKSTVLTMLAGLNPISDGGVVVDGREIEGAGPDRAVVFQSPCLMPWLTAAGNVMLGVKNVYPHASKKERQQIVEYALSSVGLADSMKKYPRELSGGMQQRVGIARAIALKPKVLLLDEPFGRLDSLTRMELQDVMLDILNREKITTVLVSHDVDEVVFLCDRVVMMTNGPAATIGEILSIDFDRPRDRASMLHDPLYFRCLDHLVSFLTERAHLRTEPRIHDSSSLLTFTGRKLESAADLAQAVA, from the coding sequence ATGCGATCCGTCGAAATCTTCAACCTCGCGAAGCTCTACCCGAATCCCTACGGCGAGGACTTCAAAGCCGTCGTCGACTTCAACCTGAACATCGAGCAGGGCGAATTTGTCGGACTGATCGGCCACTCCGGTTGCGGCAAGTCGACGGTGCTCACGATGCTCGCCGGCCTGAACCCGATCTCCGACGGCGGCGTGGTTGTCGATGGTCGCGAGATCGAAGGTGCCGGACCGGACCGCGCCGTGGTTTTCCAATCCCCCTGCCTGATGCCGTGGCTCACCGCCGCCGGCAACGTGATGCTGGGCGTGAAGAACGTCTATCCCCATGCCTCGAAGAAGGAACGCCAGCAGATCGTCGAGTATGCCCTGTCGTCGGTCGGCCTCGCGGACTCGATGAAGAAGTATCCGCGCGAACTCTCGGGAGGCATGCAGCAACGGGTTGGCATCGCGCGTGCGATTGCCCTCAAGCCGAAGGTCCTCCTGCTCGACGAGCCGTTCGGCCGCCTCGATTCGCTGACCCGGATGGAGCTCCAGGACGTGATGCTGGACATCCTCAACCGCGAGAAGATCACCACGGTCCTCGTTTCCCACGACGTCGACGAGGTCGTGTTCCTTTGCGACCGGGTCGTCATGATGACCAACGGCCCGGCGGCGACGATCGGCGAGATCCTCAGCATCGACTTCGATCGCCCGCGTGACCGGGCCTCGATGCTTCATGATCCGCTCTATTTCCGCTGCCTCGACCACCTGGTGTCGTTCCTCACCGAGCGCGCCCACCTGCGGACCGAGCCCCGGATCCACGATTCGTCGAGCCTCCTGACCTTCACCGGTCGCAAGCTCGAGTCGGCCGCCGACCTCGCGCAGGCGGTCGCGTAG
- a CDS encoding ABC transporter ATP-binding protein codes for MSFLELNNASIAFGPAGNRTEVLSDINLSVAENEFVAVIGFSGSGKSTLVNMLSGLLPPTGGEVRMAGEKVTRPSPRRGVMFQSYSLLPWLTVYGNIHLAVKQVFPKKSKAELREHVERYIDMVHLTPARDKRPHELSGGMRQRVSLARTLSVQPEVLLLDEPLSALDALTRSVLQDEILQIWEQEKKTVVMITNDVDEAIIMADRIVPLTMGPKATLAEAFPVTLERPRDRRTLTELPEYKRLKADITSYLVGLNKEARELRGSNIIEMPDIAPRDFKAPSKIRGLKWKNTG; via the coding sequence ATGTCATTCCTCGAACTGAACAACGCATCGATCGCCTTCGGCCCCGCCGGCAATCGCACCGAGGTGCTCTCCGACATCAACCTCTCGGTTGCGGAGAACGAATTCGTGGCGGTCATCGGGTTCTCGGGCTCGGGCAAGTCGACCTTGGTCAATATGCTTTCCGGGCTCCTTCCGCCGACCGGCGGCGAGGTCCGGATGGCCGGCGAGAAGGTTACCCGTCCGAGCCCGCGCCGCGGCGTGATGTTCCAGTCCTACTCGCTGCTCCCATGGCTGACGGTCTATGGAAACATCCACCTCGCGGTGAAGCAGGTGTTCCCGAAGAAGTCGAAGGCCGAGCTCCGGGAACACGTCGAGCGCTACATCGACATGGTCCACCTCACCCCGGCCCGAGACAAACGCCCGCACGAACTCTCAGGCGGCATGCGCCAGCGGGTTTCGCTCGCCCGCACCCTTTCGGTGCAGCCGGAGGTCCTGCTGCTCGATGAACCCCTTTCCGCCCTCGACGCACTGACCCGCTCGGTACTGCAGGACGAGATCCTCCAGATCTGGGAGCAGGAGAAGAAGACGGTGGTGATGATTACCAACGATGTCGATGAGGCGATCATCATGGCCGACCGCATCGTGCCCCTCACGATGGGCCCGAAGGCTACGCTTGCCGAGGCATTCCCGGTGACGCTCGAGCGACCGCGCGACCGGAGAACCCTCACCGAACTGCCTGAATACAAGCGCCTCAAGGCCGACATCACCTCTTATCTTGTCGGTCTGAACAAGGAGGCACGCGAACTGCGTGGCAGCAACATCATCGAGATGCCCGATATCGCCCCGCGCGACTTCAAGGCGCCGTCGAAAATCCGAGGCCTCAAGTGGAAGAACACCGGATGA